TTGAGCCCGCTGAAACTGAAGTCGCAATTGGAATTGTTCAGGTATGGACGGGTGAATAACCGTGGATCCGCCGTTCCATGCCCGGCCAGAATATCGATATATTTCCCACCTGGATACGGAAGATTCAGCAGTTTGGCGATCTTGTCGAAAGCCTCTCCCGCAGCGTCATCCAGGGTTCTGCCCACAAGTTGGAAATCCAGTTCGTCCCGCATCCAATAAAGATGCGTGTGCCCGCCGGAAACGAGCAGGCCCAACGCGGGGTACTCGATCGGCGCCTCGAATTCGCAGGCGAGCAGATGCGCCTGCAAGTGGTTCACGCCGACAATGGGCACATCCAAGGCCATGGCCAGGGATTTGGCGTAGGCAATGCCGACCAAAAGCGCCCCCAAAAGGCCAGGGCCCCTGGTCACGGCAATCACGTCCAAATCGCCCAAATCGATATTTTCATCCCGGACCAAGCCCTGCATCAGGCCGTCCAGCTGGCGCAAATGCTCGCGGGACGCAAGCTCCGGAACAACGCCTCCAAAAACCGCGTGCATCGGAACCTGGGAGTGCACGACATCCCGGACGCCATGCTCCGGACGCCAGATGCCGACGGAGGTTTCGTCGCAGGATGTTTCAATTCCCAGACAAATCATATGATCACTCTACGCGGACGCCTGCGCGTAATACTGGCGCACGATCTCGACATCGGCCTTGGAACCAACGAACAAGGGCACCCGTTGATGCAATTCCTGGGGTTCGATGTCGAGAATGCGGCGCGTGCCATCGATCGCCATACCACCGGCCTGTTCCACGATCATGGCCATGGGCGAGGCCTCCAGCATCAGACGCAGTTTTCCGGCCGGCTTGCGCGGATCGCGGGTGTCGGCTGGGTACATAAAAATTCCGCCATAGATCAAATTTCTATGGAAATCGGAAACCAAGGAACCAATATACCGCAAACTGTACGGAGTCCCCAGCGCATTGTTGGAAGACTTGAAGTATTCGACGATCTTTCGGGTCGGCTCGTCCCAATATGAACAGTATCCCTCGTTCACGGAATAAATCCGGCCTTGCTCGGGAATTTTGATATCTGGATGTGAAAGCAAAAATTCGCCCACGCTGGGGTCCAGGGTAAAACCGTGCACGCCGCTGCCGGCGGTATAGACCAGCATGGTTGACGAGCCGTAAATGATGTACCCCGCCGCGACCTGCATCGCGCCCTTTTGCAGAATTTCGCCAACGGTCACGGCTGACTGGCTAAACGATGTCCGCCGGTAGATGCCGAAAATAGTGCCAATACTGACGTTGGCGTCGATATTGGCCGATCCGTCCAGCGGATCAAAAACCAAGATATAGTCGCCAACGGGATAATGACGGGGAATCTCGATAAAATCCGCGTTTTCCTCGGAAACCATGGCGCAGAGGACACCGGCTCGTTCCATCCGTCGGATGATGACCCGATTGGCGAAATCATCGAGCTTCTGCACGGCCTCGCCTTGGACGTTGACCTCGCCCGTGGCGCCCAGAACATCCAACAGGCCCGCTTTTGAAACTTCGCGGCCGATAATCTTGGCGGACAGGATGAGCTCGGTAAGCAACCGGGTGAACCGCCCGGAAGCCATCGGGCGTTCTTTCTGACTGAGCAGCAAGTGCTCGACCACTGTGACTTGTCTCATGGCAAACTCTTATTTTGCATAAAAATATACAATGTTATCGGATGCATGGCTACGAATCCAACGATATTTCCCGGTCCCGGAGGACACGGAGCCAGAATAGTCCCGGTCCGTGGAAACCCGGTCAAAGGCCGTCGAATCCAAAAAACCACCGTCGCCCCCGACCACGACCCGGTCTCCCACGGCGACAATTAGACCATCCAAGGCAAGACCGTCGACAAGGGCCGAAAAATCCAAATCCAGCACCGCGAAGCGGTAGGTATCCAACTTGGTTTTCACGGTGTTGACCATGAAATAGCGATCAAGGTCATGACGCAAAACACTCCCAGGTTGCTTGTCCAGTCCCACGAGCATTTCACGAATGCCTGTATCGTAGGCAAGCGCCTCGCTTCCGGAAGTAAACATGCCCTCGTTGTCGTAGAACCCGATGTCCCGTACCCACGGATAGGTGGCCCTCAGCGATTCGAACCATTGCGCGTCAACGCCGGCCTCGACCATGTCGATCTGATTGCGCAACGACACCAGACGACTGTCCACGGCGTAATACCTGTCCAAAAATTCGGAGGGAATGTCGGCGTCCTCGACATTGTCATAATCAACGACAGCTTTTGGGTTCACGTATTCGTTGTAATAAAGCTTGGTTTTATGGAGAGCTTGGCAGCCCGAAAAAATGAGCATGGCAAGAAAAAGAACTAATAATTTCATATAAATTCCAGAGTATTTATGGTTAAACGGCTATAAAGTAATCGCGGCGCGGTCGCCCGGAACGGTCACGAAATGGTTTTTCGCTCCAGGCGGTCGGCCAGAGAATTCAAAAGTTGGTACAGTTTGGCATTTTGTCCTGATTCCGGGATATCCCGTGCCCCGATTTTCTTCCGAGCCCCTGTCCGCAA
The genomic region above belongs to Deltaproteobacteria bacterium and contains:
- the tsaD gene encoding tRNA (adenosine(37)-N6)-threonylcarbamoyltransferase complex transferase subunit TsaD produces the protein MICLGIETSCDETSVGIWRPEHGVRDVVHSQVPMHAVFGGVVPELASREHLRQLDGLMQGLVRDENIDLGDLDVIAVTRGPGLLGALLVGIAYAKSLAMALDVPIVGVNHLQAHLLACEFEAPIEYPALGLLVSGGHTHLYWMRDELDFQLVGRTLDDAAGEAFDKIAKLLNLPYPGGKYIDILAGHGTADPRLFTRPYLNNSNCDFSFSGLKTAVAHYVAGHDLPRIDYAQFQVDAIPTVIKDLCASVNLTIVQTLLEKTRRALDAHPGARTLCVAGGVAANSMVRREFFDFATAHGLKFLVPGQNYCGDNGAMIAYTGQRIAARGLASALDFEAIPRGKPVPNDYIVNPFFKE
- a CDS encoding class 1 fructose-bisphosphatase; translated protein: MRQVTVVEHLLLSQKERPMASGRFTRLLTELILSAKIIGREVSKAGLLDVLGATGEVNVQGEAVQKLDDFANRVIIRRMERAGVLCAMVSEENADFIEIPRHYPVGDYILVFDPLDGSANIDANVSIGTIFGIYRRTSFSQSAVTVGEILQKGAMQVAAGYIIYGSSTMLVYTAGSGVHGFTLDPSVGEFLLSHPDIKIPEQGRIYSVNEGYCSYWDEPTRKIVEYFKSSNNALGTPYSLRYIGSLVSDFHRNLIYGGIFMYPADTRDPRKPAGKLRLMLEASPMAMIVEQAGGMAIDGTRRILDIEPQELHQRVPLFVGSKADVEIVRQYYAQASA